From a region of the Enterobacter sp. JBIWA008 genome:
- a CDS encoding IS4 family transposase, whose protein sequence is MPVHRVCQNFFRDALASTHQYRQSALLDATTALIKGASLTLTSIGRHLPGPAQVKNKIKRVDRLLGNSSLHRDIPLIFQNLIFMLTRQLSLCVIAVDWSGYPSQEYHVLRASLICDGRSLPLLSHIVPSAEQQKALHHCAFLDALARAVNPAARVIIVTDAGFHNAWFRHIKSLGWDFVGRVRGRTLLNFHEEPDKWHMPDTLKASNKPVYLGPGTLSRANYARCDGHFYLHKRAAKGRKNQRSRCRIKRYKQERDGRAAARAPWLIFTSTDEFKPREMMKIYSRRMQIEQNFRDEKSERFGFGLRATRSRTAERILALSLLATLSSVVLWLMGYHFENKGLHVRYQANSVKSRRVISLLTLAENVLRHSPRIVRRVTLEKILTHLTKNYRSMVLVF, encoded by the coding sequence ATGCCTGTTCACAGAGTATGTCAGAATTTTTTCCGCGATGCTTTAGCGTCGACCCATCAGTATCGTCAGAGCGCTTTACTCGATGCAACGACTGCCCTGATAAAAGGTGCGTCCCTGACGCTGACCAGTATCGGCCGGCATCTCCCCGGCCCGGCTCAGGTTAAAAACAAAATCAAACGTGTTGACCGTTTACTCGGTAACTCCTCCCTTCACAGGGATATTCCATTGATTTTCCAGAATCTTATTTTCATGCTAACCCGACAGCTTTCACTTTGCGTCATTGCTGTCGACTGGAGCGGATACCCGTCTCAGGAGTATCACGTTTTACGGGCAAGCCTGATTTGCGACGGGCGTTCCCTTCCACTTTTAAGCCACATCGTACCTTCTGCGGAACAGCAAAAAGCCTTGCATCATTGCGCGTTTCTCGATGCGCTTGCCCGGGCGGTAAACCCGGCGGCCAGAGTCATCATCGTCACTGACGCCGGATTTCATAATGCCTGGTTCAGGCACATAAAATCACTGGGATGGGATTTTGTCGGGAGGGTCAGGGGACGTACATTGCTTAATTTTCATGAAGAGCCGGATAAATGGCACATGCCCGATACGCTGAAGGCCAGTAATAAACCCGTGTATCTGGGGCCTGGCACACTCTCCCGGGCAAATTATGCCCGCTGCGATGGTCATTTCTATCTGCATAAAAGAGCGGCGAAAGGAAGAAAAAACCAGCGGTCCCGTTGCCGGATTAAGCGCTATAAACAGGAGCGGGATGGCCGTGCTGCAGCCCGGGCTCCCTGGCTGATTTTCACCAGCACAGACGAATTTAAGCCACGTGAAATGATGAAAATATACAGTCGGAGAATGCAGATAGAACAGAACTTCCGGGATGAAAAAAGCGAACGATTTGGCTTTGGTTTACGGGCGACCCGCAGCAGGACGGCTGAGCGGATTCTGGCGCTGAGTCTGCTGGCGACACTGAGTTCAGTAGTACTATGGTTAATGGGTTATCACTTTGAAAACAAAGGATTGCATGTGAGGTATCAGGCTAACAGCGTGAAATCGAGGCGGGTCATTTCCTTGCTGACACTTGCGGAGAATGTCCTGCGACACTCTCCGCGAATAGTCCGGCGAGTAACCCTGGAGAAGATCCTCACGCATCTG